Genomic segment of Microbacterium sp. M28:
CGAACTACCCGGACACGGCCGACGACATCGGCTTCTTCGCCGTGCCGACCTCCACATCCGACGAGGCGAAGCTGACGATGTGGATGCCACTGGGGGCGTTCATCGCGAAGAGCATCGCGCCCGAGAAGCTGGACGCTGCCAAGGAGTTCCTGGCGTTCATCGCGAGCCCCGAGGGCTGCGCGGTGCACGCGGAGGTGGCATCGCCCGCCGGCCCGTACCTGATCGAGGGGTGCGAGGTCCCCGACACGGCCATGCCGATCGTGACCGACGTCGACACCTACTTCAGCGCCGGCGAGTCCGCTCCCGCCCTGGAGTTCCTGTCTCCGGTGAAGGGCTCGAGCCTGCCGCAGTTCGCGGTCGAGGTCGGATCGGGCATGCGCAACGCGACGGATGCGGCCGCGCTGTACGACAACGACGTGCTCAAGCAGGCACAGCAGCTGGGACTGCCCGGCTGGTGATCGCGACGGGGAGGCCCGCACGCCGGGCCTCCCCGTCCGCGCACCCCGATCGACCGACCAAGGAGTCCCGATGTCCACCACGACCGCTCCACCCCCGACCTCGAGCACGACAGCGACCGCGACCGCGACCGCGCGCAGCCGCGGCCGGAGCAGGTCTCCGTACCCCGGATGGTTCTACATCCCCTCCGGCGTCGTCTACGGGCTGTTCTTCATCCTGCCGACGATAGCGGCCTTCTACTTCAGCCTGACCCGGTGGTCGCTGTTCGACATCGAGTTCATCGGCCTGGACAACTTCGTGACCTTCTTCCGCGAGCCGATGCTGCTGCAGAGCTTCGCCAACACCTTCGTCTACGCGGTCATCACGAGCGGGCTGAAGGTCGTGCTCGGCCTGGTGCTCGCGGTGTTCCTCACCTCGCAGATCATCGCCCGCGGGTTCCTGCGCTCGGTCATCTTCTTCCCGGTGCTCGTCTCCACGATCGGCGTCGGGGTCACCTTCGAGGTGCTGCTCGACCCGTTCAACGGCCTGGTCAACTCCGCGCTCGGCGCGGTCGGCATCGACGGCCCCGGCTGGCTCACCGACCCCTCGCTCGCCCTCGTCTCCGTCGCGCTCGTGGATGTGTGGAAGGGCGTGGGCCTTGCCACCCTCATCTACATCGCCGGGATCGTCGCCATCCCCGGCGAATATATCGAGGCGGCCCGTGTCGACGGCGCCGGCGCGCTGCGCATCTTCTGGAACATCACCCTGCCGCTGGCCAGGCCCGCCACCGCCAGCGTCATCACGCTCTCCCTCATCGGAGGCCTGCGCTCGTTCGACCTCATCTGGGCGATGACCGGCGGCGGACCCGGCTTCGCCAGTGAGGTCGTCGCCTCGGCGATCTTCAAGCAGTACCAGTCCGGGTTCTTCGGGCTCTCCACCGCGGGCAACGTCGTGCTCTTCCTCGTCGTCGCCGTCATCGTCTTCCCGCTCTACCGCTGGCTCAACCGCAAGGAGGTGCAGCAGTGAACGCCGCACGCATCCGCCACGTCTCTCTCGGCATCCTGGCGATCGTCATCGCCGTCGTCGTGTTCGTCATCCCGTTCGTGTTCATCGTGCTCACCGCGTCGAAGACGCAGCAGGAGGCGTCGCTGCTGGAGTTCACGATCCCCACCCAGTGGGTGTTCTGGGAGAACCTCGTCGAGGTCCTGCAGACCCGCGAGAACATGCTCCCCCGCGCGCTGTGGAACAGCACAATCCTCACCGTGTTCAGCGTCACCGCGATCGTGATCCTCGCCGCCATGGTCGGCTACGTGCTGCAGCGGCGCCCCACCCGCTGGTCGGGGCTGGTCAACGCGCTCGTGCTCTCCGGGCTCATCATCCCGCCCGCCGTCGTCCCGACGATCTGGGTGCTCCAGATGCTGGGGCTTTTCAAGACGATGCCCGGCATGGTCTTCATGGAGATCTCGTTCAACCTCTCCTTCAGCATCATCCTGTTCCGGGCGTTCATCTCGACGATCCCGCGGGAGCTCGATGAAGCCGCACTCATCGACGGGGCAGGCCCGCTGCGGATCTTCTTCCGCGTGATCCTGCCGCTGCTCAAGCCCGTCGTCGTCACCGTGATCGTGATCCAGGTCGTGCACGTGTTCAACGACTTCACTGGGCCGCTGTACTTCCTGCCCGGAGACGAGAACGTGACCGCCCAGCTCACGCTCTTCAACTTCCAGAGCGAAGAGGTGAACAGCTTCAACCTGCTCTTCATGACCGTGTTGATCATCACCGTCATCCCGCTCGTGCTGTACCTCTTCTTCAATCGCCAGATCGTCGCCGGCATGACCGCCGGCGCAGTCAAAGGATGACCATGACCACGCCAGACACCGCTCTCTCCGAACTCCGCGACGGGTTCGCCGCGCCGCCGGACGACGCCAGGCCGATGATGCGCTGGTGGTGGTTCGGGCCGCGCGTCGACCGCACGGACCTGATCGCGGATCTCGATGCGATGCGCGCAGCGGGGATCGGCGGAGTCGAGCTCTCGGTCGTCTATCCGCTCTCCGAGGACTCCGACCGCTATCTCTCAGAGACCTTCCTGGCGGATGCCCGCTTCGCCGCGGAGGCGGCGGCCGAACGGGGGATGCGCTTCGACCTCACCCTCGGCAGCGGCTGGTCCTTCGGTGGCCCGCACATCACCGACGAGACCGCGGCGCGCAAGCTGTCGTGGGATCGGAGGGACATCAGCGTCGCCGCCGCGGATATCCCCGTGGCCAACAGCTGGCCTGGCGACCGGTTCATCGCGGCCTACGTAGGCGACGGGTCCATTCAGGAGCCACCGGAGGAGTACGATGTCGTCGCTGTCGAGGACGGCGTTCTGCATATCCCCGCAGGCAACGGCCCACGGCTGCTCCTGCTGTGCACCGCCCGGCTCACCGGCCAGCAGGTCAAGCGCGCCGCGGTCGGTGCGGAGGGGCCCGTGCTCGATCACTTCAGCAGGGCCGCCACCGAAGCGCACATCGCCGCCGTCTGCGACCCGCTCCTCGACGCGGTCCCTGCCGAACTACTCGGGTCGGTGTTCTGCGACAGCCTCGAGGCGTATGCCGCGGACTGGAGTTTAGGTGTGTTCGAGGCATTCCGGGCGAAGCACGGGTACGACCCAGTCCCCGTGCTGCACCGGCTGCACACCGGGTCCGCCGCAGGCAGGGACCTCCGCGCCGATTACTACGGCACCCTCACCGCGCTGTACGAGCAGAACTTCGTCGTGCCGCTGCGCGCCTGGGCGGCCGGCCGCGGCGTCCCCTTGCGCATTCAGGGCTACGGCGAGCCGCCCGCCGGGATCAGCAGTTACAGGTTCGCGGATGCCTTCGAAGGCGAGGGATGGGGGTGGCGCGAGCTCACCCAGACTCGCTGGGCGACGTCCGCCGCCCATCTCTACGACCGGGACGTGGTGTCCTCGGAGACGTGGACGTGGATCCACTCGCCATCGTTCCGCGCCACGCCGATGGACCTCCGCGGCGAGGCGCACGAGCACCTCCTGGCCGGCATCAACCAGTTCATCGGCCACGGCTGGCCGCACTCGCCGTCGTCGGTGCCCGGCAAGGGCTGGATGCTGTACGCCGCCGGGGCGTTCGACACCCGCAACCCGTGGTCTCCGGCGATGCCCGGTCTCATCTCCTATCTGCACCGCCTGTCGTGGCTGATGCGGCAAGGCCGCCACATCGCCGACGTCGGCGTCTACACGAGCCCGAGGGCGGTCGGGGCAATTCTCCGCTCCGGAGAGCCGAGCGAGCTGAACTTGTGGCGATCCACCAACGACTTCGTCGGCGACGCGCTCACCGGCGCGATCCGCGAGGGCGGGTTCGACTACGACGCGTGGGACGACGACGCAGTGTTCCCCGCCATCGAGCGGTACGGCGCGCTGGTGCTCCCCCGCGGCTCTGTGGTACCGGCCGATGTCGCCCAACGACTGTCGGCACACATCCTGGACGGCGGGGTCGTGCTCGCTCTCGGTGAGGCGCCGACCGGTGTCGAGGGGGCGACCGTCGTGGCCGGCGAATCGGCACTCCCCGAACGCCTCGCCGCGCTCCTCGGCGGTCCGGACGCGCTGACCGATTCGGCAGACGTCGGGGTCGCGCACCGGTCGATCGGCGATCTGGAGGTGTACTTCGTCGCCAACACCGGCGCCGAAGAGGTCCGCACCCGGCTTCACCCGCGTACCCCCTTCGGCACCGTCCAGGAGTGGGACGCTGCCACCGGCACCGCTCGCGTGCGCGCGGGCGTCGCCGCCGGCATCCCGCTGCATCTGGAGCCCTACGCCGCGACCGTGATCGTGACGACGCCCGTCGCGGCGGAGGGCGTCGACGCGACGACTCCCGCCTCGGCGGATGGGGTGCGGATCGCCCTGCCGACGTGGTCGGTGCGGTTCCCCGACGACGAGGCCGCCGTGCCGGTGACGACGCCGCACATCTGGGAGCGCGACGGTCGCCCCGACTACTCAGGAACCGCCGAGTACACCACGCAATTCGTGCTCGACGAGGAGCCGTTCGCAGACCTCGTCCTGGACTTCGGCCGCTGCGCCCCGCACCCGGCGGGCGACCACGAGGAGATCGGCATCCGCGGTCGGTCGTTCCGCGTCGCCGTCGCACCCCCGGTCGGCGAGATCGCCGAGGTGATCGTGAACGGGCGGCACGCCGGGGTCGTCTGGGGCACGCCGTACCGGCTCGCCGTGGGCGGGCTGCTGCACGCCGGCGAGAACACCGTGGTCCTGAAGGTGTCCAACACCGGCGGCAACGCCGTCGCGGCCGATCCGCGCGTGGTCGCGGATGCCGAGGCCACCACGGCGAAGTACGGACGGCGGTTCCGGATGCAGGACTTCGACCTCGCCGCCGACCGGGTGCGCTCTGGTCTGGCCTGCGTGCCCGTGCTGCGCGTCGGCACGCAGGCGTGAGCACCGTTGCAGAGGCGCTGTCTGCCCTGCGGGCGGCGCTCGGCGAGTGCATCGACACGAGCATCCGACGCAGGGCCGAATACTCCAGCGACGCCTCGAATTACCGGGTCGTACCGGAGGCCGTGGTCTTCCCGCAGGGTACGGACGATGTCGTCTCCGCGGTTCGCCTGGCGAGGGAGCATCGCCTGCCCGTCACGGCCAGGGGCGCCGGCACCTCGATCGCGGGCAACGCCGTGGGTGCGGGCCTCGTGCTCGACCTCAGCGGCCTCGACCGGATCATCGAGATCGACGCGGAGGCGCGGACCGCGCGGGTGCAGGCCGGTGTCGTGCTGGCCGACCTGCAACGGGCTGCCGCCGCGCACGGACTGCGGTTCGGCCCTGACCCTTCGTCGCAGTCCCGATGCACGATCGGCGGGATGATCGGCAACAACGCGTGCGGTCCGAGGGCGATGCACTGGGGGCGCACATCCGACAACGTCACCGCCCTGAGGATCGTCGACGGGACGGGGCGCATCCGCGACCTCGGCCCCTCGAACCCGGTGCCGGAGCTGGAGCAGGTGGCGGATGCCCATCTCGCCACGATCCGCACCGAGTTCGGCCGCTACGCCAGGCAGGGCTCGGGGTTCGGGCTCGAGCATCTGCTGCCCGAGAACGGCCGCGATGCCGCGAAGGCGTTCGTCGGGACCGAGGGCGCCTGCGGCGTCATCCTCGAAGCGACAGTCCGATTGGTTCCGATCCCGACCGCCACCGCGCTGGCGGTGCTCGGCTACGACGACATCACCCTGGCCGCGGACGATGTGCCGGCCCTCCTGCCGCTCCGGCCCATCGCGATCGAGAGCCTCGACGCCCAGCTCGTCGAGGTGGTGCGACGAGCGGGCGGAGACATCCCGCCTCTACCCGGCGGCAGGGCATGGCTGTTCGTCGAGACGGCAGGCGAGGCTCCCGCGACCGCACTGGCTGAGGCCGAGCGGATCGCCGGGGCATCGTCCGCAATCGATGTGGCAGTGCTCCCCGCCGGCGCCGACGCGACACGTCTGTGGGGCATCAGGGCGGACGGTGTCGGCCTCGCCGGTCGCACCGCCGAGGGCGCTCCGGCGTGGGCCGGGTGGGAGGACGCATCCGTGCCCCCGGAACATCTCGGCGATTATCTGCGCGCCTTTGAGGCGCTGAAGGCAGAGCATGGCGTCAGCGGCCTGAGCTACGGCCACTTCGGCGATGGATGCGTGCACACCCGCATCGACTATCCGATCGCCGACGATCCGGACGGGTTCGCCCGGTTCATCTCCGCTGCGGCCGAGCTCGTACTGGAACGCGGCGGCTCGCCGTCCGGGGAGCACGGCGACGGCAGGGCCAGGGGCGACCTGCTTCAGCGGATGTACTCCGCGGATGCCCTGCGCGCCTTCGCCGCCTTCCGCGCCGTGTTCGACCCCGACGGCATCCTGAACCCCGGGATCGTCGTCGACCCCGCACCGATTTCGGCCGACCTGCGTCTGCCAGGCGTGCGCCCCCTCCCGACGATCGGGTTCGCGTTCGCCCACGACGGCGGCGATCTGGGCGCGGCTGCGCACCGATGCACCGGCGTCGGGAAGTGCCGGGCCAGCCATGCGAACGCGGCGGGGTTCATGTGCCCCTCGTTCCGCGCCACCGGTGACGAGCGCAACACCACCAGGGCCCGCGCCCGCGTGCTGCAGGAGGCGGTCAACGGCACGCTCGTCGACGGCATCCGCTCGCCCGCTCTGGCCGACTCCCTCGACCTCTGCCTCTCCTGCAAGGCGTGCTCATCGGACTGCCCAGCCGAGGTCGACATCGCCACCGTCAAATCCGAGGTGCTGCATCAGAAGTATCGCGGAAGGATTCGTCCGCTGAGTCACTACACCTTCGGGCGCCTGCCGCAATGGCTGCGCATCGCCGGAATCGCCCCGTGGGCGCTCGACGCGGTCCAGAGCGTCCCCGGCATCCGCAGACTGCTCATGCGGCTCATCGGCGCAGACCCGCGCCGCTCGCTGCCGCGGCTGCCCGCTCGCTCTCTGCAGCGGCGATGGCGAGGCCGAGGCGGCGTCGACCGGCCGGACGTGCTCATTTGGGCGGACAGCTTCACCGACCGCATCTCCCCTGAGGTCGGCGAGGCGGCCGCCGCCGTGCTCGAGGACGCCGGTTACCGGGTGGGGCTCGTGCCGCCCGGCGTCTGCTGCGGCCTCACCTGGATCACCACCGGCCAGCTCGACGGCGCGCGTCGCCGTCTGAGGGCCGGACTCGACATTCTCGAGCCGTCGCTCGCCGCCGGCATCCCGATCATCGGCCTCGAGCCCTCGTGCACGGCGGTGCTGCGCAAGGACGTCCTCGAACTGCTGCCGGACGATCCTCGGGCACGGCAGGCAGCCGCTTCCGTGCGGACCCTCGCCGAGTTCCTGACCGATCCGGCCGCGCCGCACGCGGCGAGCTGGCGGCCTCCGGATCTCAGCGGGACACGGATCATCGCCCAGCCGCATTGCCATCAGCACGCAGTATTGGGGTTCTCCGCGGATGCGGAACTGCTGCGCCGGAGCGGCGCCGAAGTCGACACGCTGGACGGGTGCTGCGGCATGGCCGGCAATTTCGGCATGGAGGCCGGTCACTACGAGCTCTCAGCGTCGATCGCCCGGCTCGCCCTGGCACCTGCGGTCGATTCCGACGCCGATGCGGTGCTGCTGGCAGACGGACTCTCCTGCCGAACCCAGGCATCCGATCTGATGGCGCGTGACTCGGTGCATCTGGCTGAGCTGATCCGTCCGCCGCGCGGGGTAGCGTAGCGGGGTGGACACGCCTCGACGCGAGAGGGTCGGCGTACGGGAGGTCGCCCTCGCGGCCGGAGTCTCCCTAGGGACCGTCTCGCATTACCTGAACACACCAGACCGGGTGTCGGAGGAGAAACGCGCGCGCATTCAGGCCGCCATCGACGAACTCGGTTTCGTACGCAACAGTGCGGCAGGCCAACTGCGCAACGGCCGCAATGCTCTGATCGGCTACCTCGCCCCCGAGATCTCGACGCCGTACTTCGGCGTCGTTTCCGAGGGGGTCGAGCGCCGCGCGTCCGAGATCGGCTACTCGGTGCTGATCGCGAGCTCGCACGGCGACCTCGATCGGGAGGTCTCGTACCTTGACATGTTCGAACAACAGCGCGTGCAGGGCATCCTGGTCGCCGCACGTCACGACATCGAGGAGAAGCTCGCGGATATCCGCGAGCGCGGCATCCCGTCAGTACTGGTGAGCCGCCAGGCACGTACGACGGATCAGCCTTCAGTCACCGTCGACGATGTGCGAGGCGGCGAACTGGTCGGCGAGCATCTGCTGCGGACCGGCCGCCGCAGGATCGCGTTCATCGGTGGACCGTTCGCCATCCGCCAGGTCGCCGAACGGTTCGCGGGACTCCAACAAGCCATGCGCTCCGTCCCCACAAGCTCGATCGAGGTGATCGACAGCCCAAACCGATCGCTTGAGGACGGTGTGCGTATCGGGAGGATGCTCGCCGATCGCCCCGCGTCCGAGCGACCGGATGCGGTCTTCGCCGTGAACGACCTGCTCGCCATGGGCGTCATGCAAGCACTCGTCTCCGAGGGTTCGACTCGTGTGCCGGAGGACCTCGCAGTCGTCGGCTACGACGACGTGCCCTTCGCCGCGGCATCCGTGATTCCCCTCACCTCTGTGCGCGCCACGCGCGCGGGTTACGGGGAGGCCGCCTTCGACCTGCTCTTCGAGCAGATGACCGCCGGGCAGCGCCCCACCGCAACCAGCTCCCACCTGGTGTTCCAGCCGGAACTGTTCGTGAGGGCGTCGAGCGCACCGATCGCCTGACACGATACAGAATGGGCGTGCGCGCCTCTCAGCGCTCAGCGGCGGAGCGAGTCGGCGTGCGGGGACGGCTCGAGGGTGAAATCGGTGCCGGTCTCGGACCAGGTGTCCGTGGCGGCGCGACGGCGCGAGAGGATGCCGCGCACGAGCGGTGCTCCGACAGCCAGGGCGACCGCACCGGCCAGGCTGCGGTCGGCCGACCCGAGCACGCTCTTGCGATGCCACGCCGCGTGCAGCGCTCCCCCGCGCGGCGGCGGAACCGGCCGCGGCGCGAGCGTTCCCGCTCGCCGCTGCGCGATCAGCTGCTCGACATGGGTCCACCAGTCCGATTCGGATGCCGGGTGGAAGTAGTTCTCCCACATCCACCCGGGATGCGGATGCCGGAACTGCCGGCGCACCACTTCCTCGCCGCTGCCCAGCAGGCCGCTGCCGATGAACACCGTGTTCAGCAGCTGCTTGCTCACCCCGAACGTGTCCAGAGCGATGACGGGGACACCAGCCGCGAGCGCCTCGATCGCCGCGGTCGAGCTGACGGTCACGAGTCCGTCGGCGCGTTCGAGGGCCGCAGCCATCGGCTGGTACGAGAACACGAGGTTGGCTGGTCGCGAGGAGAACAGGTCGGCGTAGGCATCCCGTTCGAGATGCGTCTCGGCCTCGCCTCGGCGCGACCGCAGCTTCACGACGACACGGCGGCGCGGGTTCGCCTCGGCGGCCCGCACGAGGATGTCCGCGATCGCGGTGCGCTCGTGACGCTCGACCGGCACCATGGCCTGTGCGGCGAACACGAGATCGGTGGCCGGCGGCCGCAGGGTGGCCTGCCCTCGCCCCGCTCCCCCCGTGAGCACGGCGGACTCCGACATTCCCCCCGCTCGTTGAGTGAGCACGGCGGAGCCGACCGAGTCGAAACGCGTCCGCGACTGAGTACCCGCTTCAGCCCGCTCGGCTCGCTCGACGAACGACGCGGGGGCGACGCGCTCGACGAACGAGGGCCGTTCGGCGGGCGCGGCGTACGGCAGCGTCGCGAGCCCGAGGGGCACGCGCACCCCGATCCGCTCCCCCAGCTCCGCGAATGCGCGTCGCTCACGATGCGAGTGCAGGACGACCAGGTCGCAGTGCTTGCGGTACTCGAGCGCGCCGCGCTGCGCCGGGATCGACATCCCCGGCAGCCCGCCGACGACGACCGGCCGCTTCTCGAGTCGGTCGATCTGAGCGCCGATCAGGCGGACGAACGCTCCGCGACCCGCCAGGACCACGGCATCCGGCTGGTGTCCGGACAGCCACCCGCGGACCTCGTCGAACGAGAGCCGGGTGACCTCGGCATCCGTGAAGGCCGTCCCCGTCAGCGCGGTCCGCTCCTGCTCACGGCTGACCGTGAGGGGCGTGTCGACGATCAGCAGATGACGGCGGACGCCGCTGACACCCGTCAGCAGCGACGCCGCCCACTTCACGAACGAGTCCGCGTCGGCGATCGCGACAACGCGCAGGCGGCCGCTCATGCCGGTACGCGACGCAGCTTCGCCATCGGGGCGAGCTCGCCGGGGAACACGCGCTTGATGCCGTCGCCGAGCGCCGTCTCGATCACGCGGATGTCGCGGACGAGGTGATCCAGACCCGTCGGCTCGAGGGATGCCGCGTGGTCGGACCCCCACATCGTCCGGTCGAGGGTGATGTGACGCTCGACGGCGACCGCGCCGATCGCGACGGCTGCCAGGGAGATCTGCAGGCCGCGTTCATGGCCGGAGTATCCGACGGGGATGCCGGGGTAGCGGTCGCGCAGCGACGCGATGACCCGCAGGTTCGCCTCTTCGGGCTCCATCGGGTACGTCGAGGTGGCGTGCATGAGGACCACCCGGTCGGTGCCGAGCACCTCGAGCGCCCGGTCGATCTGCTCGAGCGTCGACATCCCGGTCGAGAGGATCACCGGCCTGCCGGTCGCGCGCAGCGCCTCGAGCAACTCGGTGTCGGTCAGGCTCGCCGAGGCGACCTTGTGGGCGACGACGTTGAGGTCCTCGAGGAAGTGCACGCTGGGCACATCCCACGGGGAGGCGAACCAGTCGAGACCGAGCATGGTCGCGTGGTCGCCGATCTCGATGTACTCGTCCCGGCCGAACTCGACGCGCCGGCGGTACTCGAGATAGGTCATGGTGCCCCAGGGCGTCTCCCTCGGCACGTCGCGCATGTGCTCCGGCGTGGAGATCTCCGGTGTGCGCTTCTGGAACTTCACCGCGTTCGCGCCGCTGCGGGCCGCGACGTCGATCAGGCGCTTGGCGAGCTCGACATCGCCGTTGTGGTTCAGTCCGATCTCCGCGATCACGTAGACGGGCCTGCCGCCGCCGATCACGTGCGATCCGATGCTTACGGTCATGTCGTCCTCCAGTCGTGGGAAACCCCCGTCCTTCCTGGGTACGCCGCGATTGTGAACGTCACGCGACCTGCCGGTTACCGGGCACGGTCAGCGAGGCAACACCCTCTCGACGAGTTCGCGAACGGCACCCCGTCCGCCGTTGCGTTCCAGCACGACCCGCGCCTGCTCCCGCACGGCGGGGTGCGCGTTGCCGACCGCCACCGGCCAGCCGACGATCGCCATCGCGGCGAGGTCGTTGACGTCGTTGCCGAGGTACGCGATGTCGCTCAGCGCGACGCCGTTGTCGGCCGCCCAGCCCGCGAGCGCGGTGGCCTTGTCGTCGATGCCGTGCAGCACCGGCACCTGGAGCTTGTCCGCCCGCGCCCGCACCACCGGGTTGGTCTCGGTGGACAGGATCAGCATCGGGATGCCGGCCCTGCGCAGCAGCGAGACGCCCATGCCGTCTTCGCGGCTGACGCGCACGTGCTCGCGTCCCTCGCTGTCGACGAGCGCGGTGTCGTCGGTGTGCACGCCGTCGAAGTCGGTCACGACCGCGCGCACCGGGATCCGCACGTCGACATCCGAAGCCTCCACGAGATCCGCGACCGCGTCGGCCATCGCGAGCTGGTGGGCGTCGTCGATCTCGACGGCGGTCTGCTCCGGCACCTCGACGATCCCGATCCGGCCGAAGAAGCGATGCCCCGCGGCCCGGAAGCCCGCGGCATCGAACGCGTAGAACGCACCGGTCTCGAGGTAGTGCGGCTCCCGGTCCTGTCGCCGTGGCCGATGCGCCGCGTCGTGGTTGATCGCCTCCGCGGCGCGGTCTTCTCCTCGCCGCCACAGGAACCCGTACGTCTCGTGCGCCGAGAACGCGCTGTCGCAGCGTCCGTCGGCGATGAGCCCGATCGCCTCGTCGATGCCGGCGGTGGGGATGAACGGCGACGTGGCCTGCACGAACACGACGATCCCGACCGGGATGCCGGTGCCTTCGAGCTCGTCCATCGCGTGCAGCACCGCGCTCTCGGAGGAGGCGGTGTCCCCGGAGATCTCCGCCGGTCGCGTGATCACGCGCGCACCGGCGGCGGCCGCCACGGCCGCGATCTCGGCATCGTCGGTCGACACGACGACGAGGTCGACTCCGGATGCCGCGGCCGCTGCG
This window contains:
- a CDS encoding LacI family DNA-binding transcriptional regulator, which translates into the protein MDTPRRERVGVREVALAAGVSLGTVSHYLNTPDRVSEEKRARIQAAIDELGFVRNSAAGQLRNGRNALIGYLAPEISTPYFGVVSEGVERRASEIGYSVLIASSHGDLDREVSYLDMFEQQRVQGILVAARHDIEEKLADIRERGIPSVLVSRQARTTDQPSVTVDDVRGGELVGEHLLRTGRRRIAFIGGPFAIRQVAERFAGLQQAMRSVPTSSIEVIDSPNRSLEDGVRIGRMLADRPASERPDAVFAVNDLLAMGVMQALVSEGSTRVPEDLAVVGYDDVPFAAASVIPLTSVRATRAGYGEAAFDLLFEQMTAGQRPTATSSHLVFQPELFVRASSAPIA
- a CDS encoding DUF6716 putative glycosyltransferase, producing MSGRLRVVAIADADSFVKWAASLLTGVSGVRRHLLIVDTPLTVSREQERTALTGTAFTDAEVTRLSFDEVRGWLSGHQPDAVVLAGRGAFVRLIGAQIDRLEKRPVVVGGLPGMSIPAQRGALEYRKHCDLVVLHSHRERRAFAELGERIGVRVPLGLATLPYAAPAERPSFVERVAPASFVERAERAEAGTQSRTRFDSVGSAVLTQRAGGMSESAVLTGGAGRGQATLRPPATDLVFAAQAMVPVERHERTAIADILVRAAEANPRRRVVVKLRSRRGEAETHLERDAYADLFSSRPANLVFSYQPMAAALERADGLVTVSSTAAIEALAAGVPVIALDTFGVSKQLLNTVFIGSGLLGSGEEVVRRQFRHPHPGWMWENYFHPASESDWWTHVEQLIAQRRAGTLAPRPVPPPRGGALHAAWHRKSVLGSADRSLAGAVALAVGAPLVRGILSRRRAATDTWSETGTDFTLEPSPHADSLRR
- a CDS encoding FAD-binding and (Fe-S)-binding domain-containing protein, yielding MSTVAEALSALRAALGECIDTSIRRRAEYSSDASNYRVVPEAVVFPQGTDDVVSAVRLAREHRLPVTARGAGTSIAGNAVGAGLVLDLSGLDRIIEIDAEARTARVQAGVVLADLQRAAAAHGLRFGPDPSSQSRCTIGGMIGNNACGPRAMHWGRTSDNVTALRIVDGTGRIRDLGPSNPVPELEQVADAHLATIRTEFGRYARQGSGFGLEHLLPENGRDAAKAFVGTEGACGVILEATVRLVPIPTATALAVLGYDDITLAADDVPALLPLRPIAIESLDAQLVEVVRRAGGDIPPLPGGRAWLFVETAGEAPATALAEAERIAGASSAIDVAVLPAGADATRLWGIRADGVGLAGRTAEGAPAWAGWEDASVPPEHLGDYLRAFEALKAEHGVSGLSYGHFGDGCVHTRIDYPIADDPDGFARFISAAAELVLERGGSPSGEHGDGRARGDLLQRMYSADALRAFAAFRAVFDPDGILNPGIVVDPAPISADLRLPGVRPLPTIGFAFAHDGGDLGAAAHRCTGVGKCRASHANAAGFMCPSFRATGDERNTTRARARVLQEAVNGTLVDGIRSPALADSLDLCLSCKACSSDCPAEVDIATVKSEVLHQKYRGRIRPLSHYTFGRLPQWLRIAGIAPWALDAVQSVPGIRRLLMRLIGADPRRSLPRLPARSLQRRWRGRGGVDRPDVLIWADSFTDRISPEVGEAAAAVLEDAGYRVGLVPPGVCCGLTWITTGQLDGARRRLRAGLDILEPSLAAGIPIIGLEPSCTAVLRKDVLELLPDDPRARQAAASVRTLAEFLTDPAAPHAASWRPPDLSGTRIIAQPHCHQHAVLGFSADAELLRRSGAEVDTLDGCCGMAGNFGMEAGHYELSASIARLALAPAVDSDADAVLLADGLSCRTQASDLMARDSVHLAELIRPPRGVA
- a CDS encoding carbohydrate ABC transporter permease — protein: MSTTTAPPPTSSTTATATATARSRGRSRSPYPGWFYIPSGVVYGLFFILPTIAAFYFSLTRWSLFDIEFIGLDNFVTFFREPMLLQSFANTFVYAVITSGLKVVLGLVLAVFLTSQIIARGFLRSVIFFPVLVSTIGVGVTFEVLLDPFNGLVNSALGAVGIDGPGWLTDPSLALVSVALVDVWKGVGLATLIYIAGIVAIPGEYIEAARVDGAGALRIFWNITLPLARPATASVITLSLIGGLRSFDLIWAMTGGGPGFASEVVASAIFKQYQSGFFGLSTAGNVVLFLVVAVIVFPLYRWLNRKEVQQ
- a CDS encoding glycosyl hydrolase; this translates as MTTPDTALSELRDGFAAPPDDARPMMRWWWFGPRVDRTDLIADLDAMRAAGIGGVELSVVYPLSEDSDRYLSETFLADARFAAEAAAERGMRFDLTLGSGWSFGGPHITDETAARKLSWDRRDISVAAADIPVANSWPGDRFIAAYVGDGSIQEPPEEYDVVAVEDGVLHIPAGNGPRLLLLCTARLTGQQVKRAAVGAEGPVLDHFSRAATEAHIAAVCDPLLDAVPAELLGSVFCDSLEAYAADWSLGVFEAFRAKHGYDPVPVLHRLHTGSAAGRDLRADYYGTLTALYEQNFVVPLRAWAAGRGVPLRIQGYGEPPAGISSYRFADAFEGEGWGWRELTQTRWATSAAHLYDRDVVSSETWTWIHSPSFRATPMDLRGEAHEHLLAGINQFIGHGWPHSPSSVPGKGWMLYAAGAFDTRNPWSPAMPGLISYLHRLSWLMRQGRHIADVGVYTSPRAVGAILRSGEPSELNLWRSTNDFVGDALTGAIREGGFDYDAWDDDAVFPAIERYGALVLPRGSVVPADVAQRLSAHILDGGVVLALGEAPTGVEGATVVAGESALPERLAALLGGPDALTDSADVGVAHRSIGDLEVYFVANTGAEEVRTRLHPRTPFGTVQEWDAATGTARVRAGVAAGIPLHLEPYAATVIVTTPVAAEGVDATTPASADGVRIALPTWSVRFPDDEAAVPVTTPHIWERDGRPDYSGTAEYTTQFVLDEEPFADLVLDFGRCAPHPAGDHEEIGIRGRSFRVAVAPPVGEIAEVIVNGRHAGVVWGTPYRLAVGGLLHAGENTVVLKVSNTGGNAVAADPRVVADAEATTAKYGRRFRMQDFDLAADRVRSGLACVPVLRVGTQA
- a CDS encoding carbohydrate ABC transporter permease; its protein translation is MNAARIRHVSLGILAIVIAVVVFVIPFVFIVLTASKTQQEASLLEFTIPTQWVFWENLVEVLQTRENMLPRALWNSTILTVFSVTAIVILAAMVGYVLQRRPTRWSGLVNALVLSGLIIPPAVVPTIWVLQMLGLFKTMPGMVFMEISFNLSFSIILFRAFISTIPRELDEAALIDGAGPLRIFFRVILPLLKPVVVTVIVIQVVHVFNDFTGPLYFLPGDENVTAQLTLFNFQSEEVNSFNLLFMTVLIITVIPLVLYLFFNRQIVAGMTAGAVKG